The Planococcus versutus genome contains a region encoding:
- a CDS encoding PP2C family serine/threonine-protein phosphatase, translating into MEKIQHAFINALIFNEAKKGNYESGDSYHTVLTDDYFICSVADGLGSGPVARESSQVIPQILREFHHETIDQLMYRFNAGMPQKRGAAVAIFKVDFNKKTLEYSCVGNIRFYLYRKEIDEIIYPLPVMGYLSGRPQKLRTQLYTYVENDLFLIHSDGVELRNPKTMMRKTAVPEQLYRAILEAIQTGDDATFITGSLLK; encoded by the coding sequence GTGGAAAAAATCCAGCATGCTTTTATTAATGCCTTAATTTTTAACGAAGCCAAAAAAGGGAATTACGAATCTGGTGATAGCTACCATACTGTATTAACAGATGATTATTTCATTTGCTCCGTTGCTGATGGACTGGGAAGTGGGCCTGTGGCGCGTGAATCGTCGCAAGTCATCCCTCAAATACTAAGAGAGTTTCATCATGAAACAATTGATCAATTGATGTATCGTTTTAATGCGGGAATGCCTCAAAAACGTGGCGCTGCCGTAGCTATATTTAAAGTGGACTTTAATAAGAAGACACTAGAATATAGCTGTGTTGGGAATATTCGGTTTTACTTGTATCGCAAGGAAATAGATGAAATCATTTATCCGTTACCAGTAATGGGATACTTATCAGGGCGTCCACAGAAGCTGCGCACTCAGCTGTATACATATGTGGAAAATGATTTGTTTTTAATTCATTCTGATGGAGTGGAATTGAGAAATCCGAAGACCATGATGCGAAAAACAGCAGTTCCTGAACAATTATACCGCGCTATTTTGGAAGCTATCCAAACAGGTGACGATGCTACATTTATAACAGGAAGCCTTCTCAAATGA
- a CDS encoding SprT family protein: MTNEELTELVKEISRTSFGKPFQHKGVFNSRLRTTGGRYLLRSHNIEINPKSYEKFGYAELEGIIKHELCHYHLHIEGKGYKHHDQDFKALLKETESPRFCSLIADNTKQKSKKVYVYQCVACKTNYKRKIRMNTERYRCGHCSGKLAAQ, from the coding sequence ATGACCAATGAAGAACTAACAGAACTGGTAAAAGAAATTTCGCGAACAAGTTTTGGTAAACCGTTTCAGCATAAAGGAGTTTTTAATTCGAGATTACGAACAACGGGAGGCAGATATCTATTACGCTCTCACAACATTGAAATTAATCCAAAGTCTTACGAGAAGTTTGGGTATGCAGAACTCGAAGGTATTATTAAGCACGAGCTATGCCATTACCATCTTCATATAGAAGGAAAAGGTTACAAACATCATGATCAAGATTTCAAAGCGTTGCTAAAAGAAACAGAGTCGCCACGTTTTTGTTCTCTGATAGCTGACAACACAAAGCAAAAGTCTAAGAAGGTATATGTGTACCAATGCGTCGCTTGTAAAACGAATTATAAACGCAAGATTCGAATGAATACAGAGCGGTATAGATGTGGGCATTGCTCCGGAAAGCTAGCAGCACAATAA
- a CDS encoding Tex family protein, whose amino-acid sequence MEMQQIHTLIAKETDVRNNQVAQVIALIEDGNTVPFIARYRKEATGSLDEVQIKAIDDRYTYIQNLEQRKIEVIRSITEQEKLTEELEKAIVSATVLQRVEDLYRPYKQKRRTKATIAKEKGLQSLAEWIMKPNDEKLIDKAEAFVSEETGVATAEEAIQGAQDIVAEEFADDPDIREKIRYMTRKSGTIATVAKKNHEDEKQVFQMYYEYEEAIQKIVPHRILAINRGEKEDVLKVSIHPPVDRIVALMKNNWIKQIHSTADLLTTAIEDSYKRLIQPSVEREIRAELSEKGEAQAIHIFSENLRNLLLQPPMKNKMVLGVDPAYRTGCKLAVIDETGKLLEVAVIYPHPPKSDQVGSKKIMERLTAKYPIEIMAIGNGTASRETEQFVADFLSETAADISYVIVNEAGASVYSASDIARAEFPDLKVEERSAASIARRLQDPLSELVKIDPKAVGVGQYQHDVSQKKLADQLTFVVETAVNQVGVNVNSASSSLLHYVAGLSKTVADNVIKVRDENGRFTSRAQLKKIPRLGAKTYEQAIGFLRIPEGKNPLDATGIHPESYDVAEKLLKLVGEDKKSVGKTGISEKLEALELAELSEQWGVGEITLKDILEALKKPFRDPRDEFPQPLLKNDILKMEDLLPGMEVQGTVRNVVDFGAFIDVGVKQDGLVHISKLKKGFVKHPLEVVAVGDIVTAWVEKVEKDKGRIALTMLPPKEQTL is encoded by the coding sequence ATGGAAATGCAGCAAATTCATACATTGATCGCAAAAGAGACAGATGTGCGAAACAACCAAGTCGCACAAGTTATTGCCTTAATTGAAGACGGGAACACGGTACCTTTTATTGCGCGTTATCGAAAAGAAGCAACAGGTTCTTTGGATGAAGTTCAGATTAAAGCAATTGATGATCGATATACATACATTCAAAATTTAGAGCAACGTAAAATAGAAGTCATCCGGTCTATTACTGAGCAAGAAAAATTGACAGAAGAACTGGAAAAAGCCATTGTGAGTGCGACTGTTTTGCAACGTGTGGAAGATTTATACCGCCCTTATAAACAAAAACGACGCACAAAGGCAACAATTGCAAAGGAAAAAGGATTGCAATCACTGGCTGAGTGGATCATGAAACCGAACGATGAAAAATTGATAGACAAAGCAGAAGCGTTCGTTAGTGAAGAAACAGGAGTCGCAACAGCAGAAGAAGCAATTCAAGGAGCGCAAGATATTGTAGCAGAGGAGTTTGCAGACGATCCAGACATTCGTGAGAAAATTCGCTACATGACACGAAAAAGCGGAACCATCGCAACAGTAGCTAAAAAAAATCACGAAGATGAGAAACAAGTTTTCCAAATGTATTATGAATACGAAGAAGCAATCCAAAAAATTGTGCCCCACCGAATTTTAGCGATTAATCGTGGTGAAAAAGAAGATGTATTGAAAGTTTCAATTCATCCACCGGTCGATCGCATCGTCGCGTTGATGAAAAATAATTGGATAAAGCAAATCCATTCAACAGCGGACTTGCTAACTACAGCAATTGAAGATAGTTACAAGCGGCTCATTCAGCCATCTGTAGAACGAGAAATTCGTGCAGAGCTAAGTGAAAAAGGGGAAGCACAAGCAATTCATATCTTCTCGGAAAACTTACGTAATCTTTTGCTCCAGCCACCGATGAAAAACAAAATGGTGTTAGGTGTAGACCCTGCTTACCGGACGGGTTGCAAACTGGCGGTTATTGATGAAACCGGCAAGTTGTTAGAAGTAGCGGTTATTTATCCGCATCCACCAAAATCAGATCAAGTTGGATCAAAGAAAATAATGGAGAGGCTAACCGCGAAATACCCAATTGAAATCATGGCGATTGGAAACGGGACGGCTTCTCGTGAAACCGAACAATTTGTGGCAGACTTTTTATCAGAAACTGCAGCTGATATTTCGTATGTTATTGTTAACGAGGCAGGGGCTAGTGTATACTCGGCTTCAGATATCGCACGAGCAGAGTTTCCAGATTTAAAAGTTGAAGAGCGCAGTGCAGCTTCTATCGCTCGTCGTCTGCAAGATCCATTGTCAGAGCTTGTGAAAATCGATCCCAAAGCTGTTGGCGTAGGTCAATACCAACACGACGTGTCTCAAAAGAAATTAGCAGACCAATTGACGTTTGTTGTAGAAACTGCTGTTAACCAAGTAGGTGTTAACGTCAACTCTGCTTCTTCTTCTTTATTGCACTATGTGGCAGGACTAAGTAAAACAGTCGCAGACAATGTGATTAAAGTAAGAGATGAAAACGGTCGCTTTACTTCACGTGCGCAATTAAAAAAAATTCCGCGTCTTGGAGCGAAGACATACGAACAGGCAATTGGATTTTTACGTATCCCAGAAGGGAAAAACCCATTAGATGCAACAGGTATTCACCCTGAGAGTTATGATGTTGCAGAAAAATTATTGAAATTAGTAGGAGAAGATAAAAAATCTGTCGGGAAAACAGGGATTTCCGAAAAACTCGAAGCACTTGAGCTTGCAGAGTTAAGTGAGCAATGGGGAGTCGGAGAAATTACGTTGAAAGATATTTTAGAAGCGTTGAAAAAACCATTCCGTGATCCACGCGATGAATTCCCACAGCCATTATTAAAAAATGATATATTGAAAATGGAAGATTTACTTCCAGGTATGGAAGTGCAAGGAACTGTTCGCAATGTGGTAGACTTTGGCGCATTTATTGATGTCGGTGTAAAACAAGATGGTTTAGTGCATATCTCGAAATTGAAAAAAGGGTTTGTTAAACATCCATTAGAAGTAGTAGCGGTTGGAGATATTGTTACTGCCTGGGTAGAGAAAGTAGAGAAAGACAAAGGACGCATTGCTTTGACAATGCTGCCACCAAAAGAGCAAACTCTTTAA